TCAAtatccaaaaagaaaaggaaaacccaatcaaaaaatgggcagaatacctaaacagacatttctccaaagaagacatacagatggccaacaggcacatgaaaagatgctcaatattgctaattattagagaaatgcaaatcaaaactacaatgaggtatcacctcacacggaACACTGGagagtgtagagaaaaaggaaccctcctacactgttggtgggaatgtaaattgatgcagccacttttAAGAACAGTATggggaggttccttaaaaaaattaaaattgtgttaccatatgatccagcaatcccactcctgggcatatatctggagaaaactctaatttgaaaagatacatgcaccccaatgttcatagcagcaatatttacaacagccaagacatggaagcaacctaaatgtccattaatagaggactggataaagaagttgtggtatatttatacaatggaatactactcagctacaaaaaagaataaaataatgccatttgcagcaacatggatggacctagagatgatcatactaagtaagacagagaaagacaaatatcatatgataccatacaatatcacttatgtGGCAtcttaaaatatgacacaaatgaacttatttacaaaccagaaatagactcacaaacatagaaagcaaacttatggtttccaaagggggaaggtggggagggataaattaggagtttgggattaacatatacacactactatatataaattagataaccAACtgggtcctactgtacagcacagggaactatcttcagtatcttgtaataagctataatggaaaagaatctgaaaaacaatagatttatatatatatctattaaaaatatataaccgaatcactgtgctgtacacctgaaactaacatagcattgtaaatcaactatagttaaaaaaaccaaaaatcaaaaaaactggaaattttaaaaagtaattttttgttgttgtatcttGCTTTACACGATGGTCCGAGAATACATCCTATATGATTTTAACTTTGTAAATGTGTCAAGATTTGCGTTATGGCCTGGGATACGTCAATTCTTGTAAATGTTCCGCACGTGCTTGACAGCATCGTATATTCTGCAGTCGCTGGGCGCAGTGTTCTGTATATACCCATTGAGTCAAATACGTGAATTCTGTTGttgaaatactttaaaagatgAGTCTGTTCAACCAGACTTTCTGTGATGACGGACAGGTCCTCTGTCCCATCCAGCATGGTCGCCACTAGCTACATGCAGGTACTGAACACGTGAACTCTGATGAGTGTAACTGAGGGAACGGaatacttatttttacttaattttagttaatttaaacttatatttattagccacatgtggttagtggctttTGTATTGAGTAGCATAGTCCTAAATCAAgacttagtttatttttgtcagttACTGAGGGGTAATATGATCTTCCACAGGAACTGGTGGTGAacactgtttttgtttgtctgaaaatgtctttatttgaaaCTTCATTCTTCTGAGTAGGATTTTGGAAACACATACTTATGTACACTTAGCTTGTACCAGGCACTATTTCAAgaggtttataaatattttatagtggtaagttctgtttcttctgtgttttccgTCTTTTGTCTCCTGCTGCAGGTATTTTTGAGCTCTTGTATTTTCTTTGAGAACAGAGAGTAAACCCAGTTGCATCACTGACGGTCTTTCGGTGATGATCCTTATCTCAAGTCTTCTGGTCCTATCTTGTCTCCTTGTGGGCCTGGTCATCGTTTGCAGGACACTCAGTGACTGTGTTTGGGAAATTATCTGTAGGAATAATCTGAGGGCTAGGATCCCCAGAGAGGATTTTAGTTTCTTGGATTGGGTGCCTCTGAACACTacaggggttttttgttgttgttgttttcaaatttttgaggggggaggggattaggtttatttaaaattttttctttttttaacggaggcactggggattgaacccaggacctcatacgtgctaggcacgcgctctaccactgagctgtcccctctcCTGACACTACTGTTTTTAACGTCCGCCCTTTTAATAATCCATAGTGAGGACTGTGGGCCCACTAACCCACTGTTACTGGCCTGGGTTCTCTGCTCCTCACTCTGCAGCCTGCTGTGACCTGGTCCTCCCACCCCGTGGTCCCCTGTCACCCGCGAGACAACTATCACTCGTATTCTAGATTAAGCTTCTCGAAAATATTAAAAGcttgctgattttaaaatgggataGACTGAAAATTATTATACTGACTTGGCTTCTGTACTTCTGTTTTAAGTGAAACTTGTGAATTGAGCTATAAGTGAAAAAGCTACTTTAATGAAGCATTATGAATTTTTCATcccaaatatttaaagtaaatacatGCAAATCTACTTTTAAAGCATTcatcttgttttatttcctttttgaaaaagcaCTGCCAgtgaaagacatgaaagaaaaacGGCTCAGGACGAAAGAGACTGTCAGATTACCCAGCAGTACCAAGCCTCGGCTGCGACCAAGTGCCTTACTTGCTAGAAGAAGTCGGAAAGCAGCCAAGAACCCTCAGAGATCATCaagtaaaataagagaaaacaagcaTCCATTTGCTCTTTACGGGtggggagagaaacagacagatacGGGAAGCCAGAAAACTCACAACGTCTGTGCTTCTGCCCCGGTGCACGAGGTGGGTTCCGGCAACCCGGCTTTTCTGctctcctggggagggggagggctggccACGTTCCTGTCACTGGCTGGCATCTCCTGTGGTCACTGCGATGCTTTGAGACAGGGTAGGTCTTAGCGGGTGATAGAGTGAGTGGGCCGAGGACAGCCGAGAACTGGGCACCTGATTTGCAAACAGGATTCAGGACGTTCGCTGCCTGGAGGGAGGTCAAGGGGCTTTGCTGGGAGTTAGCTGGTACCTGGGGGGTGTACGGACACCGAGCCAGGGGGAGAAGCAGTGGGAGTTGGGGTTCTCAagctcctgggggctgggaggtgcaGCCCAGGCTGGAGGCTGCCGGTCTAGGTTTGCCCCCGGCCCTGAGAGGCCCTGGCTCCGCCAGCCGCGATAGCTGGTACTCACCGCTGGCCGCTTTGTTACTGCTGGTTAGATGGCATCTCCTGCAGTTCCCAGCATCTGTCTAgactcccctttcctcttccggCTGCATTAGGAGGGCTTCTGTTTCCCCTGCTCACCCTGCCCCTCTGAGCTCTGGTTCTCTGGCtcagccccggcccctccctgtgCCATGTCCCGCGTGCGGGGCCGCACAACAGTGACTGTGTTAGCGTGAACACTGTCACCACAGCCCAGAgacaagaatgaatgaaaagaagcaggaagtgcAAACTGATTTCTGATCACATTTTTACCGAACAGACTTCTGAGCTGTAGCAGGTGGTGGTGTTTGGAGTGATGGCTGAGACAACGGAGCTGGCCTCTGGCAACGCCGTGGGATTAAGCTGTACAGGGTTCATTGAAGGTCTTAGGTGGGAAAAGCCCTTGAGGCTCACTTTAGTACTTTGCTGTCAAGCATTTGAATTTCTTCAGTGGAATACTTATCCATCCTTTGTGCTAAGCAGTTCCAGTAGTTTTCCAGGGGCCAGTTTCTCAAGACACATGCAGATTAGTTGCTtacatcttttttcatttacatatgaAATTTAGTCCAGTGGACATTTTCTGTTGCTTACTGTCTTTACGGCTGACATTTGGGTAAGACAGAAGCCAGGGGGAGTGGCTTTTCTGGAGAAGCTTTTATGCACAGAAGTCGTGACAACAGTGAGGCCGGCTTgcctctgccctgctccaggTGACCAGCAGGAAGCTCCATTGTGAATGTTGTGAAAATTAGTGCAAAAGCCACTTGAGTTGACTGTACTTTTATTCTGACTCCACTCAGATTCACGAATCAGCATTGCGAGCCAGGAACAGGAGGCAGGTGGAGAAAAGGAGACTGGTGGCTCAGAGGCAGGGCGCTCACTCTGCAGACGTGGAGAAAGCCAGAAGGGTACCGCCGCCCTCCCCGGACAACCCGTGGATGACAGAGTATATGAGATGCTACTCGGCGAGGGCTTAAAGGAAGAGAGCAGCAGCTGCTCCGACAGCCTCTTTTCAAcagtgcaaatgaaaagaaggcaaaataaaacaaaacaaaggaaactggACACAGGTTCAAGAAACCAGCTGATTATGCAGGGTTCTCCCTAGGGAGTTTCCAGAAGATTGTTCCATTGTGATGAATCCTGGTCATCTACCTCGGCAGCAGAGTGACAGCTGAAGCCATAGACGTTTGGTTATATACAAAGGGAATTCCCTAAATCTTTGATATTCTTGTAAGGGTCTTGTTTTAAAGCATCTTAATCTTTTAAGATACACCAAATGCCTTTAAATGGCTTAGAGATGCTTCACACGCAGTGTTCTTTCCTACGTTTATTTTCATCCTGTTCTAGGTAACTTCTCAGATTCCGTGGCTGGTTAAGATCGTTCCGGCTTGCAGCGTAAGACTCATTTTCCTTATGtgtagttttctttgtgaaaGATTATCAAGTTAAAAGTGAGTTTCAGCACTAACACTGCTTCCACGTACAGTCAAACTAGAACCTCGGTCGCTCCTAGAAAATCAAACTTTCTGTATTTCAGTTCAGCACCACTTCACGCAGCCTGTGATGTCTAAGAGTTCTCCTGGGCTGGTCGAAGATCCTCTTTCCTCTTTAAATGATCACTTAGGCCGTGAGTAGTAGTTTAATATTTCAGGTGCATCCCAGTAGGCGAAGTGCCGGCACAGTGTGTTTAGAACACACCCTGGGGCGTCAGTCCTTGCCGCGCGCTGGCCTTTTGACACACACCCGCTCTGGACTTTCGCCTCTTCTCTAAGAGCTTGGCAATGACATTTAGAACTGATAATCTGAAGTTCCATTTAATACATGGAGATTGTCTTGCTCACTGGGGATGGAGGACGAGCATGAAGACACCCCTTATAGAGGTGGACCACCCCTGCTTTGTCTGCATTTTCCTCTGTAGAGCGCACTTGTGACACAGCCTTGATTGATGGACATTGTCCAGACTTCCGGTTGAAATATGTTTCTCCTAGCTTCCTAGCCAGTCGATCTTGGGTAGAGCTTCGTGTGAGAGGATGGTGGTGTGGGAACAGGCACAGATGTAAGTATGTAAATAACGTGCTCCTTCTCGTTCAGACATTTGCTTTTGAGGTAAAAAGTGGTTTTGCAAAACGCTGGTTTCCATCCAGCAGAGGGAGGGATCCAGAGGAAGGGTGAGTGCTAAACTCCttacagaggagaagaaaggtaTTTTGCCAACTTAGCACGTGGAGATGTGGGAATGAAGCACGTGGAGACGTGTGCGTGAAACCCTGGTGGTCACTGTGAGACTGAGCACTTCCTTGGTGTTTTTACTCTGGGTCTTTGAAGTTTGATGGTCGATTTTTGGAACACATGTTTTTGTTCCTCATTAAACCTTCACACAGTATCATCTTACACAACTGTATTAAAGCTTTGTGGAGTCATACTGAAGAatcatgaacttttttttaactttaaaaatatttgcattgttttgaAGTGACTATGTAGAGAGCTCTCCTAGTCACTGAGATGTATATTTAATAAGAGGAAGTTTTATATGTTGTCCCAAACAAACTTGCTAGTAATTCTGGTGAATTTTGCTGTTATTATGGTCCTTAAACATTACGGGTACTTACCGATGAAACCACCCTGGTGTTGTGATGGTGCAGCTGATTGTGGAAACTGTTCCTTTAAAACCGCCTCCTGCATGTTCAGTTTTAACCACCCGCCTCCAGCCTCCAGTGTTCGCAGCGTTGCATCTGACAATCTAAGAGAAGACAGCCCTGCGGAGTAGCTCAGGCCCCACACTGACGGGCTGCCTTAGGAAGCCAGCTCCCTCTAGACTTTGAATGAGCTAGACTCACTCTCCTTTGGACAAGAGACTCGTATTTAATGTGCTTTACTACTGCGAACTCTAGGCAGAGATCTGGGAGAAGCTAGCAGGCAATATTGgccagttttttccctttttaagtaGAGGACAGATGAACAAGATTTACAAAGCACCTTTAATGTGCATGAGCAATGAATGAATCACTGTGAATTAGCTGAGTCCCCCTCCTATGTCCAAGTCATTAGTTAgggtttctttcctttgtttcccttTGGGGGTAAAAATTACCTCTTGAGCccacagaatttttttgttttaacaatttgatgtcctcctttttccttctcattctggGAACTAATGTGGTCGTGATCATGCTCCCATTTCTTGGGACAACTTACGAGACAGCAAACTAGTTTAAAGCTACCTTTCATGttgaaaaattggaaactgaAGATccagtgatatttaaaatatagaattaaaaaatcGCTACATGAGACTCTCTTAAAAATTTTGGTTGTAAGTTCTTAAGTAAAACAATATGCCAAAAACATGCTTTCTGTGTTACATTATTAAAAGCAGCAGTAGCATACTGAGTAACATGTAGCGCTCTGCTAGTCCCAGGTGAAGGACAGTAAGTAGgaatctgttgtttttcttttaaaatctaacaGACTGCTCTTACTTAGAAGGTGTAAAAATCCGGGTCACATCTGGTTCTGTGTACTCCCTCACTGCTGTAAAATTTCTAAGCATAtacttgtgtatatatacacacacacacatacacacacacattcttaaagtttggtaaaaaaaaaaaaaaggatataggTTGTCTTAATTGCCCACAATGTAGTGAGCACACATTTATGGCTCTTATGTAATAGCTTTGTCATCGTTGCATCAAAGAGAAATTACTAGTGACTTGAAAGGTGTGTCTGCGGGGTCAAACTCAGCTAACTGAATTGCATGGAAGAAGGGTGAACATACTAGGTCATTGAAGTGTTCAGATATTACTGGCGGAGGAGAGGGGCCAACCATGTGTTAGGAGTAAAAGGCAGCTTTTCTTGGCTTCAgtgaaaaacagtttggtggaTAGTTTTACATTTCACTGGACTaggtaaaaaaaaacaaaaacaactggtGCTAATATTTACGTGGTCTGATTGTGTAGTTGGCTTGGTATCAAACTGCCAATGCTTGACTCGTAAGGTCCTTACAATAGTCTTATGATCagttacataatatttaaaaagtgaccTAGAGTTTGGCCCGGTCTTCTCCAAATGCTTGCACTTGACATGGATGTTTGTACGATAGCATGAATGGGGGGCTGCCCGGTGTGCGAGGGGCTCTGCCTAGATTTCTGACCCAGATTTGCTCCCTTCAAGCCGGCTAGAATGAGATCGGGGAAGAGTTGTAGCTTTAGtatgtatttccattttgaaagtcGGGACGCCTGAAGGAAGACAGGACAGGTCTCTTCTTGGATTTCTTTTGTAACGAGCAGCACTGTACTTAGGGCCGGTCGGCCCGTGTCGTACATTTATTTTGACCGTTCATTCACTCTCACATTCTGAAGGAACGAGGGCTGGGCTCTTGTAACCACAAAGCTCAGGCAGTGGAAATTCGGGgttgtattttcttaaaactatGTATTGCTTTTAACTTATGTTTAATATTGCAGTTACttggtgaaaaaaatgtgaataaagttCATTAATATTACGGGCTGAAACTTCTGTTTTGTGGGAAATAATTCTGATTAGTACATCAGCGGTTGAAGAAAATGGGTGATCGCATTGACTGTGGAGTGGATTTTACACTAGATGAACATTTAACAAAATGCATTAGGTACACCCAGGGAAAGACACCTTCCGTGTATACGCTTTGAGTTAGCTCCACGTTGCTCCCAGTCTTCCCCTCACTCCTTACTGTTTTGAAAATTACCACAGTAGTAGTGCGTGGTTAAAATAACTCAGAGGTATAGGGTAAAAAGTGGAAGTTCCTTTCAATACCACTCCCTCACCAAAATTCTGTACCCCTTCTTAGAGGACACTGGTGTTAAGTTTGGCGTGTAAACTTCCAGACCTTTTTTCTAGGCACTTATCTGTGGAGGTACATATATACTGTTTTATCCCCCACAGATGTGAAATAACGCTGTACGCTTCTGTACGTTTTTTTGTTTAGTAGCTAAGGGAAGATTTGGGTTCTGGGTAAGATGGGGTTAACACACACCCTCCTTTTCTCACCAAACTATAAAATCTGGACAGGATGAATGGCACAGCTATTCAAGGGCTCCAAGAATTAAAGAGCAACATGCAGGCTGGGGAGGAACACCAGAATTCTAAGGACCACTGAAGTGGTGTTTACCAGTTTTAAATTCCTCTCTCAGCCTTAACACAAAACAGTTCCCCTAAAAACCATCTCTGTAACCTATGTACCAATAaagactttctttttcctcacataaaacaaacaagtgaacaCAGTGGTGCAGAGATCGTGGAAAAAGCCTGGCTTGACAAACACGAAAGGAACAGATAAAGCTCAGAGCATGTGGGGGAGACGCCATctatctcttccctctccttttctccacttTTCATGTAGGAGCCCCCAGGGACTCCCCAGGCTGCAGGTGGGAGCCTGCAGGAGCCTGGAGTCTGAGGGAGGGGACCTCCTCTCCATTTGGCAGTGCTGGGGCGCCTCACTGGGTAGAGTCAAGAGCACACTGAAGATGACAAAAGATACAGACCAACACAAATCATCCGGCCCAAACAGCAGGAAAAAGGACTGGAAAAAGTTTCTGGGCTGTGTCATAGGAGTCATAGAAGGATGAGAGACAGTGTAGTGCTTTAAAACATCTGCAGAAACAATGGCTAAAAACCTCCCAAGCTGAGTGAACCTGAAACAGGGTAAATCCAAAGAAATCCAAGCCCAGATACATAACTTCAGAAACTGTTGAAAACTAAAAGACATCTTGAAAGtagccagagaaaaatgaaagattacCTACTGGGGAGCAACAATTTAAATGCCAGTACGTGTTTTCATCCGAAATTATGGAGCCAGAAGGAAATGGCACATTTCTTAAAGGGCTGAAAGAAAACAGCTGTCAACtcagaattctatacccagcacaATATCCCTCAAGAATGAGGgcaaaacaaagacattctcagatgaagagaATTGACAGCCAGGAGATCTGCTTTTAAAGAAAGGGTGCGCCTCAGGCAGAAGAGAAGTGGTACCAAAGGGAAACTGGGAACTCTGAATGAAAACAACAGTTCTGGTATTTGGTTTTTTGTCCTCGGTTCCTGAAACAGCTCCAGAATCATAAAGGTGAAAGGAGTGgcttgttattcataacaagcccctttcagACACACCTTTTGAAGTGACTCTGGAAAGCCACTAAGAGTGGGGCTGGTTGTCAGGGAAGCCACCTGGGATGAGAGGGATGGAAGTTTCAGTCCCAcctgggcaggaagagagggTCTGGGGACTGAGTAAATCATCACTGGCCAGTGACCTAGTCACTGGTGCTTATGTGAAGAAGGCTTCCACGAAAACCCAAGCAGATGGGGCTCATAGAGTTTCCACGTTCGTGAACAGGTGGAGATGTGCGCAGAGCGGTGTGCCCGCAGAGCTTGGAAACTGCGTTCTTTCCCCATTCCTTGCCCTATACTTCTCTTCCACGTGGCTCTTCTTGAGATACATCCTCTACAATAAAGCAGCTCATCTAAGTGCAAGTAAActgtttttctgatttctgtgagctgctctagcaaattaatcaaacccaagttGGAGGGTCCCAGGAACCTCCAATTTACAGCTGGTTAGTCAAACCCAAGTTGGAGGGTCCCAGGAACCTCCAATTTACAGCTGGttagtcagaagcacaggtaacatcCTGGACCTGTGATCGGCATCTGAAGTAGGGCAGAGGGCAGTCTTGTGGCGCTGAGCCCTTAACCCACACGACCCGACATTATCTCCAGGTAggcagtgtcagaattgaattgaactgTAGGATGCGCAGCTGGTGTCAAAGAATTACTAGATGTGTGGAAAGCCTGTGCTCATCTGGGGTCAGAGGTGGAGTAGTGCAGTAGTGGAGTGTCGAGAGTAGAGGAGACTCACGTGGGGGTGGGCTTTTCCTTGGAACCTAACAACAGAGTTTCCAAATAGACAAGCATCTGTGCTAAGAGTGGTTGAGCGTGAGCATGTGAATGTTCGTAAAACCTGGCAGACCCCTATAGGAAGTGTGGCAGGCGTCAACTCTACAAAATGACAGAATGCAAGATGAACAAGGGTTCTCTGTAGGCACAGGGAAAGCAGCACTATGACAGCAAACAGTGGCCGTGCTGGGAAGATTAAGCTGATCTTCAAGGAAAAGGCTAAAACTGCCAAGAAGATTGTCCTCAGGCAGAGTATTTGAAGGAACATCTGACATCTGAAGGGAGAACTAGACAAATTTACAATTacagttggagacttcaacactccTTCCTATCAGTCACAGAACCAGTAGACAAGAATTGGTGACGATATAGAAGAGCTAAATGACATCATTAATCAAATCACTGtaactgatatttatagaacactacCCAACAAAAGCAGAACACGGAGTTTTCAAGTGCCCATGGAACATTCATCAAGACAGTTCATATCCTGGTTATTAAAATaagcttaaatttaaaatcatacaaagtatttttctgACTATAATAGAATTAAACCAGAAATCAGTAAAGACAGGAAAATCTCAAATCcattggaaattaaacaacattctCATAAATAATCCACCAAAAAGAAGGTCTCGAGAAATTTGAAGATACTttcaatggaagaaaaatgaaactgcaaCACATTGAAATTGGTGGGCACAGTTAGAGCAGTGCTTGGGCAGAATTTATAGCATTGAGAGcttatattaggaaagaaaatcgcagatcaataatctaagtttccAGCTTAAGAAACTAGAAGAGAACGAGCAAAACGAACCCACATCttagagaatgaaggaaaaagcagaaatcaatgaaattaaaaacaaacaaaaagaagccaaaagctgtttctttgaaaggatcagtaaaatagataaacctctAGCAAGTCTGACATAAAAGAACAAGCCTCACATTAGCAATGTCAGGAAGGAAATGTGGTTCTCTGAGTCTGCACTTCACGATTAGTGAGGGTAGCATCTTTTTCATGTTCATCAGTCATCTATCTCTTTGATGAATGGCTGTGTATGTTCTTCACCAGGAACACACCCTTGACTTGGCAATTTCACTCCTGAGCGTCTGCCAGTGCACCCACGTGGGCAGACGTCCTGGCTGAGGGAGTTCACGACAGCGGAGCATCTCGGGCAgacggggcagggcgggggcatTCGCACGTTGCCCCCATCAGGAGCTACCTACAGGGGTGgaatgaggaaaggaaagtgCAGGGCGGTCCTGAGCATCTGGAAGACGCGGTGGAAGCTGTCTGCTCATGTCTGCACAGGGTTCAGGAAGCAGTGTGGCTGCCTGTGGGAAGGGGACACAAGGGATCTGGGATGGGATCCCCGCTGCCTGGGATCTTGCTGTGTGTGTGGCTTCAGTTTCAACCTAAAATGCTGGCTCTGTTGACCGTGACAGGTAGTCTGAACCGGTTAAGGTGACTATTTGTGAAAACGAACATCCCCATTAATCCatcctttattgtttttatgaCTTAGGTGTTGACTAGGACCCAGCCAGGATGACTGTTTCTCTTTCACTTGAGGGTTTCGGCAGAACTAGGGGATTCTCCTGGCTCTGTGTTGCCTTCTGGTCTTTGGGAGGAGCCCCGGGGGTCGGGACTAAATGGCTGCTTCCTGCCAAGAGCCCCCCTTGCACAGCTCATCTTGTTGGGGCCTCTGGTGGCTCCCAACACCGCCTGCTGTGACATCTTCTGTGGGACTAGACTGGTCCTTGTGCCCAGCTGAGTCCTCTGCTGCGCAACGTCACCCGTGAGAACACCTCCAACAACCATCTTGACGAAACATCCCTGAGGACAGACACCAGACGTGTCCTCAAGTGGAGGCTGCTCCCTGTAGCCCAAATCATACCTACAATTGGTAAAAATCTGAAGTTACAGGCTAGTGTTTAAAGCCAACATTGCTCCGGGAAATAAAAAGCGGAAAACAGGATGGCCAGAGTAGAATAACCTGATGGTTACagatcaagtaaaaaaaaaaaaaattcctgagtacgtaatgaaatttttcttttattcttgctCAAGGACTAAGTTAAATAAACAGAGCAGAACAGGTGACGGCCAGTCTGGGTGGAGGGTTTATTGGCGGACAGCACAGGGACGTTGCCGCAGTGGATGCATTCCTTGGACATCAGGGTCAGGGAGGGACAGGTAAGGCAGGGACCGCCCTCCCCGCAGGGCGAGGGCCCTGGCCACTAGCACAGACCCACGGGCACACTCCTCCCTTCACGAGGGAAATAGTTGACTCACACGCAACCTCAGGACAGCTTTAACCACGAAGACAAGAAGGTTTCTGACAACAGCTCTGAAAAGCAGTTGGCACGCATTTGCAGGTTTGCATgtttaatttagaatattttcagtttccgGAAGGCAGGCACAAAAAAGCAAGTTATCAAacttgcaagttttttttttaatcaaaacatgGTTTCACAGTGATGAAATCAACTTATGTCTCACCTCTAACAATTTAACACTAAAAGTATTTTTACATGTGGAAAGTACTCTCACCAGTTAGAACTCTGTATAGTTCTTGAAATTCCAATCAAcatatgtgtttaaaatttccataacttttgggaaaaaataaaaggattccAGCCAACAGGAATCCCAGTGCCTTGGCTGGTCGCGGTGCACCAGTGGACCCCCCAGGGCCACACCCAGGCCTGGGCTGCTTCCTGGAGgtggcagccccagccccccgCACGCAGGGCCCCTGGGTTGTGAGATGGGCCTAATCCGCTTTGCACCACTGCCGAGGGTCGTTTTGAAGGTTAAAGGAGATGTTAAATGTAAGAACACTACTAAGTTGAAAAAACTGCGATGCCCCTTCAAGGTTTTATTACGGACATTTCAAATGACAGTATTAAAAACGAGGAGTCTGTGAAACTAAAAATCCTCCAGTAATTTCTCaataaactgttttttaaagaaaaagaaaagtgggcTTGAAATCCTATGCTTTGATCACAGACACAGTGAACAATGACAGAAGCCCCAGGGCACCGGATTCCTCCAAATGCAAAGGATAGTTCTCAAGGCTCAGATGGTGTGAAAATTCAGGCAAAAAACATGTGTGAACAACtgaaat
This genomic interval from Camelus ferus isolate YT-003-E chromosome 11, BCGSAC_Cfer_1.0, whole genome shotgun sequence contains the following:
- the CCSAP gene encoding LOW QUALITY PROTEIN: centriole, cilia and spindle-associated protein (The sequence of the model RefSeq protein was modified relative to this genomic sequence to represent the inferred CDS: deleted 1 base in 1 codon), with amino-acid sequence MFDTGCTKFSGSAVKSEYMKRYQEPSWDEYGPCYRALRHYRLSRRLREQAHEPWPSDDWGPARASDDSAASSSSSSSSSSSGAGGHAPQCARASPPPRPPELAAREGPEQRERRAREEQGAEAAEEPALPALPVKDMKEKRLRTKETVRLPSSTKPRLRPSALLARRSRKAAKNPQRSSSKIRENKHPFALYGWGEKQTDTGSQKTHNVCASAPVHEIHESALRARNRRQVEKRRLVAQRQGAHSADVEKARRVPPPSPDNPWMTEYMRCYSARA